The nucleotide window GGAATGCCACGCCCGAGGAATGGCAGGAGATCCTGACCTCGGAAATCGACCGCCGCTTTGGCGCCTATGAGGGCGACCGGCTCTATCACATCGGGATCGCGGTGGATGGCTACGCGCTGGCCCCTCCGGGCATTCCCATCGTGCTCAGCCCTCGGTCCGTCCTGGTTCTGTCGGTGAACATCTGGGACGACGAATTGGGGCGCAAGCTCCATGAAGAGCCCGAACAGATCATCGTCTTCGAGGGCACCTCGCCGGAGACGTTCCTCGTCGGCTCCGGCATTGCGCGCAACCGCAACGAGCAGATGCAGGTCCTGGCACGCAATGCGGCGCGGCGGGTGCAGCTGTTCATGCTGGAAAATCCCGAATGGTTCGGCCTGACCGATGCCGATGTCGAAGCCGCCCTGTCGGAGGTAGAGGCCTTGGCCGAAGCCGCCGAAGCGGCCGAGGCGGTGGAAGAGGCGCAGGACGAGGCCGCCACCGGGGAGTGAGCGCCTGACCCGTCGCAGGGTTGCGGTTCCACAATGACTTGATTTTTTCGCGCGGGCCTAATACGTCGCCCGCGACGATCACACGGGCCCGGGCGGACATTCCGTTCGAGGCCCTCCAATAACGGGGTGCCTCCGCATGGCAAAAGAGAAGTTTGAACGCACGAAGCCGCATGTGAACATCGGCACGATTGGTCACGTTGACCACGGCAAGACGACGTTGACGGCGGCGATCACGAAGTATTTCGGCGACTTCAAGGCGTATGACCAGATCGACGGGGCGCCGGAGGAGAAGGCGCGGGGGATCACGATCTCCACGGCGCATGTGGAATACGAGACCGACAGCCGGCACTACGCGCACGTGGACTGCCCCGGCCACGCCGACTACGTGAAGAACATGATCACGGGTGCGGCGCAGATGGACGGCGCGATCCTGGTGGTGAACGCCGCCGACGGCCCGATGCCGCAAACGCGTGAGCACATCTTGCTGGGGCGCCAGGTCGGCATCCCGAAGATGGTCGTGTTCATGAACAAGGTCGACCAGGTCGATGACGAGGAGCTGCTGGAGCTGGTCGAGATGGAGATCCGCGAGCTGCTGTCGT belongs to Hasllibacter sp. MH4015 and includes:
- a CDS encoding GTP-binding protein is translated as MAKEKFERTKPHVNIGTIGHVDHGKTTLTAAITKYFGDFKAYDQIDGAPEEKARGITISTAHVEYETDSRHYAHVDCPGHADYVKNMITGAAQMDGAILVVNAADGPMPQTREHILLGRQVGIPKMVVFMNKVDQVDDEELLELVEMEIRELLS